Genomic DNA from Desulfuromonas versatilis:
TCGGCATGAAGAGCCGCGGCGTCTACGAGACCCCCGGCGGCACCATCCTCGAGGAAGCGCACCGCGGCGTCGAGTCGATCACCATGGACCGCGAGGTCATGCACCTGCGCGACTCGCTGGTGCCGCGCTACGCCGCCATGATCTACAACGGCTTCTGGTTCTCCCCCGAGCGCAAGGTGCTGCAGGCGCTGATCGACGAGAGCCAGCAGACCGTCAACGGCAAGGCCCGCATCAAGCTCTACAAGGGGCACTGCCGGGTGGTCGGCCGCGACTCGGCCAGCGACAGCCTGTTCAACGTCGACTTCGCCACCTTCGAGGCCGACGAGGTCTACAACCAGGCCGACGCCGAGGGCTTTATCAAGCTCAACGCCCTGCGACTGCGCATCGCCGCCATCCAGAGGCAGAAAAAGTAAGTAAGGAGTTAGGCGTGAGGGGTAAGGCGAATCGGTCTTACTCCTCACTCCTCACCCTTCACGCCTCACGAGTTGTAAATGGACTTCTCCAAGCAGCACATCAAAACCTCGGTCGTGGCGGTCGTCATCGATGAGAACGAGCGCGTGCTGCTGACCCGCCGCTGCATCCACCCCTTCTGCAGCCTGTGGGTGATGCCGGGGGGGAAGATCGACCACGGCGAATCGATCCTCGAGGCCCTGCACCGCGAGGTGCGCGAGGAGGTCGGCATCGAGGTCAAGGTGGAGAAGTTGGTCGACGTCTACGAGCACATCGGCGTGGGCGAGAAAAAAGACCACTTCGTCATCCTCTACTACCGCGCCCTGCCGCTGAGCTTCGAGTTGACGCCCAACGGCGCCGAGTGCACCGAGGCCGTCTGGGCCGCCAAGGAGAGTCTGCCCGCCATGCCCATGCCCCCCGGAGGGCGCCACATCCTGACCAAGCTCTTCCCCGAACTGCCCTGGGGCGAGGTCGCCTTCCCCGAGGGGGCGCTGGAAGAGGAGATCCCCGGGGCCCCGCTGCGCGCCGCCGAAGACGCCTGAAGCGATGTTCGAAATCGTCGAAAAACCGCTCAACCTCCAGTTTCCCCTCGGCCACCATCTGCACTGCATGGTCAGCCAGATCCCCAACCACCTGGGGATGGCGGATTTTGCCTGCCGCCTGGAAGACCCGGAGGAGAAATGGCGCCAGGTCCGCTCGATCCTCGAACTGATCGCCGAGGGTGCCGGCAACCTGAAGAAATGCCACTTCCTGGTGCTCCCCGAGTCGGCCATGCCCTCGGCCCGGGTTGCGGATGCGCTGGAACTGATCGACGGGGGCTTTCCCGCCAACACCGTCACCATGTTCGGCGTGGAGCACGTGCGCCTGGCCGAGTACCGCGATTTTCTGCAGGAACACGCCGAGGACAACGCCGAGGCCCTGGCCTCGGTGCTCAAGGACCTCGACTCGGGCGACATCGAGGACATCCCCGTCAACTGGGCGGTCACCGCCGTCAAGGAGGCCGATGGCAGGTTGCGGGTCTTCCTGCAGGCCAAAAGCCACCCCTTCGTCGGCGAGGAGAGTCTCGATTCGGTCCACGACCTCTACCGTGGCAAGGTTTTTCCCCTGTTCCGCTGCCAGCCGGTCTGCTTCAACTTCATGCCGTTGATCTGCCTCGACTATGTTTACCGCGACCTCTACCAGTCGAACATCAGCGCGATCATCGAGAAGGCCAACGAGCTGTTCTTCCAGAGCCGCCAGCGCCTCGACCTGCTGGTGGTGCTCGAGTGCAACCCCAAGCCCGAGCACCCGGCCTTCCGCGACGTGGTCAACGGCTTCTACGGTGAATACCTGGCCTACACCCCCGGGGTGCGCGACACCATCACCGTGTTCTGCAACACCTCCGAGACCACCCGGGGGCTCAAGGGGAGCGAGACCTCCAATTTCGGCTACTCGTCGGTGATCATCCACAAGAGCCACAAGATCGGCCCGGTGGAGCACCCCGAGTTCGCCAGCGACGATTTCGGCGGTCTGCCGGTCTGCCGGCTGCGCTTCGGCACCCGCACCCGCCTCTACTATTTCAACCTCCCCCTGTTCCACGAGCTCGACCCCCGCACCACCCGGGTGCCGCTGAAAATCCACGGCATCTACCAGCCGATCGGCGAGTCCTGGCGGCGGGTCGAGAACGAGGACGAGGAGGAGTGAACGGGAAACCACCCTCACCCTGACCCTCTCCCTGAGGGAGAGGGGACTTTTTTACGGAGCACACAGCATGAGCGAAAAACCCTGGGCTGGCCGCTTCACCCAGCCGACCGACAAGTTCGTCGAGGAGTTCACCGCCTCCATCGATTTCGACAAACGCATGTACCGCTACGACATCCAGGGCTCCATCGCCCACGCCAGGATGCTCGCCAAGCAGCAGATCATCGCCGCCGCCGAGGCTGAGACCATCATCGGCGGGCTCGAGGGGATCCTCGCCGACATCGAGGCGGGCAACTTCGAGTTCAAGGTCAGCCTCGAGGACATCCACATGAACATCGAGGCGCGGCTCATCGAGCGCATCGGCCCAGTGGGGGGCAAGCTGCACACCGCCCGCTCGCGCAACGACCAGGTGGCCACCGACGTGCGCCTCTACCTGCGCGACGAGCTCAAGGAGATCCTCGGCTACCTCGACAGCCTGCAGGAGTCGCTGCTCGGCCAGGCCGAAGCCAACCTGGCGGTGATCATGCCCGGCTACACCCACCTGCAGACCGCCCAGCCGGTGCTCTTCGCCCACCACATGCTGGCCTACTACGAGATGGTCAAGCGCGACGCCGGGCGCATGGCCGACGTGCTGAAGCGCCTCAACGTGCTGCCGCTGGGCGCCGGCGCCCTGGCCGGCACCACCTTCCCCATCGACCGCGAGTTCGTCGCCGAGCAGCTCGGCTTCGACGGGGTGACCCGCAACAGCCTCGACTCGGTCTCCGACCGCGACTTCGCCCTCGAGTTCTGCTCCGGCGCGGCGATCCTGATGATGCACCTCTCGCGGCTCTCCGAGGAGCTGATCCTCTGGTCGAGCGCCGATTTCAACTTCATCGAGCTCACCGACGCCTTCTGCACCGGCAGCTCGATCATGCCGCAGAAGAAAAACCCCGACGTCCCCGAACTGGTGCGCGGCAAGACCGGCCGGGTCTACGGCAACCTGATGAGCCTGTTGACCCTGATGAAGTCGCTGCCGCTGGCCTACAACAAGGACATGCAGGAGGATAAGGAGCCGCTGTTCGACACCATCGACACGGTCAAGGGCTCGCTGAAGATCTTCGCCGACATGATCGCCCAGATGAAGGTCAGGGCCGAGAACATGCGGGTGGCCGCCGCCCGCGGCTTCTCCACCGCCACCGACGTCGCCGACTACGTGGTGCGCAAGGGGATCCCCTTCCGCAACGCCCACGAAATCGTCGGCAAGACGGTGCGCTACTGCATCGAAAACAACAAAGACATCCCCGAGCTGAGCCTCGAGGAGTTCAAGCAGTTCTCCGAAGCCATCGAGGCGGACATCTACGACTACGTCACCCTCGAGGCCTCGGTCAACGCCCGCCGCGCCACCGGCGGCACCGCCCGTGAAGCGGTGGAGCGCGAGATCAAGCGGGCCCGGGACGAGCGGAAAAAGTAGTAGAACACTCCAGGCGCTCTGTGCGCCTTTGCGTGAGATGGATTCCATGGCTTTTCGATTACCCCTCCATTTATTGCTGCTGTCGCTGCTGCTCTCGCTGCTGCTGACGCTTGCCGGCTGCGGCAAGAAAGGCCCGGTGCGGCCGCTGCGCCAGCCCCTGCCCGATGCCGTGCAGCGCTTCGAGGTCCGCCAGCTCGGGGCGCGGTTCCTGCTTGCCTGGGACCTGCCGAAGATCAACCAGGACGGCTCGGAACTGACCGACCTGGAGGGTTTCCGGGTCTTCAAGATGAAGTTTAACCCCGCCGATGACTGCCCCGAGTGCCGCGACACCTCGGTGCTGATGCAGGAGGTGGACATCGACTACCTGCGCAAGGCCACCCGCATCGGCGACCGCTTCTACCTCTGGGACACGGAAATGGAGACCGGCTCCGGCTACCAGTACCGGGTGGCCCCCTTCAACCGCAAGGGGCGCGAGGGGCAGCCGGCGCTGGTGCGCGTGCTGTTCCTCCCCTCCCCGCCGAGCCCCATCAATCTCGAGGCGGCGGGCAAGGACAAGCTGGTGAGCCTGCGCTGGCAGCCCATCGACGACCCGCGCCAGGGGGCCGAGGCCCTCGGC
This window encodes:
- a CDS encoding NUDIX domain-containing protein — translated: MDFSKQHIKTSVVAVVIDENERVLLTRRCIHPFCSLWVMPGGKIDHGESILEALHREVREEVGIEVKVEKLVDVYEHIGVGEKKDHFVILYYRALPLSFELTPNGAECTEAVWAAKESLPAMPMPPGGRHILTKLFPELPWGEVAFPEGALEEEIPGAPLRAAEDA
- the argH gene encoding argininosuccinate lyase; this translates as MSEKPWAGRFTQPTDKFVEEFTASIDFDKRMYRYDIQGSIAHARMLAKQQIIAAAEAETIIGGLEGILADIEAGNFEFKVSLEDIHMNIEARLIERIGPVGGKLHTARSRNDQVATDVRLYLRDELKEILGYLDSLQESLLGQAEANLAVIMPGYTHLQTAQPVLFAHHMLAYYEMVKRDAGRMADVLKRLNVLPLGAGALAGTTFPIDREFVAEQLGFDGVTRNSLDSVSDRDFALEFCSGAAILMMHLSRLSEELILWSSADFNFIELTDAFCTGSSIMPQKKNPDVPELVRGKTGRVYGNLMSLLTLMKSLPLAYNKDMQEDKEPLFDTIDTVKGSLKIFADMIAQMKVRAENMRVAAARGFSTATDVADYVVRKGIPFRNAHEIVGKTVRYCIENNKDIPELSLEEFKQFSEAIEADIYDYVTLEASVNARRATGGTAREAVEREIKRARDERKK
- a CDS encoding fibronectin type III domain-containing protein encodes the protein MAFRLPLHLLLLSLLLSLLLTLAGCGKKGPVRPLRQPLPDAVQRFEVRQLGARFLLAWDLPKINQDGSELTDLEGFRVFKMKFNPADDCPECRDTSVLMQEVDIDYLRKATRIGDRFYLWDTEMETGSGYQYRVAPFNRKGREGQPALVRVLFLPSPPSPINLEAAGKDKLVSLRWQPIDDPRQGAEALGVNLYRRTPDAPFPPTPLNREPLKEGAFDDFAVENGQQYLYAARSVVRLGRRVLESGLSATASAAPQAGR